The Dermacentor silvarum isolate Dsil-2018 chromosome 7, BIME_Dsil_1.4, whole genome shotgun sequence genomic sequence GGAAACAGGAGCCCCCGTGCGCTGTCGGACGGGATCCCGAGGCGACGGTAGGCGGCAAGAAGAGGGCCACGCTCCGCTGCGTACGCGGGGCACTGCAGGAGAACATGGTCCAAGGATTCGACACCGGAGCAGCTGTCGCAGTAGGGCGAGCCGAGTCCCGACAACCGGTGCACGCGCTCAGCCGTCCGACAGCACCCGATGCGGAGACGCAGGAGCAGAGCGCGATCACGGCGGCACAAGCCCCTGCGTGGCAGCAACTTCGGGGGGCTGCCGGCGGCAACGCGCGGGTCAGGGTGTCGCGACCGGAGGTAGCCAGCAACGGTGTGACGGGCGACGTCGAAAGGCGTCACCAGTAGAGACCGGGGCACTGGCAAGGTGTGGGCCTCCTTTGCGAGCCGGTCCGCTTCCTCGTTCCCGGGCAATCCAACGTGCGAGGGCACCCATTGGAAGACGAGGTCGCATCCCAGCTCGCAGACGGCGTGCAGCTTACGGTGGAGCCGCTGGATCAGCGTGGGGCCGTGGTCCTCCCTGGCCAGCAAGCAGAGCGCCGCCCGTGAGTCGGTCAGGATGGCCGCGCGTGCAACCTGCCGCTGGTATAGCAGTTTGGCCGCCAGGTCGATGGCCGCCAGCTCGGCATGCGTGGAGGACACCGCGTGCAGGACACGGCATTGGCTCTGCGCCGAGAGCTCAGGGGCGAAGCAGGCAGCCGAAGCCGCGCCATCCCGGAGCACAGAGCCGTCCGTGTaatggcccatacgcgctcaatccgcacgcccgctccgcacgcctccgccctcttgcggaccagggcggaaggccaaaaggcggatcgtgtcgaaaaagtcgtCGTTCGCTGCATCCGCACTAGACTgatccgcacgagcggattgcacgcgcactccgattggacgacgcggtctgttgacaactggcaaccattcggcggagcaaagtgttcaaggttggcaactacctttgacagcagacgacactggcatatttttgcagatgcgacttcaagtttccgcgtcacggtgaaaatgcggcTCTAGGCTgtctgtcacattctgttctgcagccgcatgtgttgcattggcgccgtcatccaaACACCGCATaatcatcctatctgcgccacctttaaaaaatgtattgcaatcgcctcatgtcgcaacatgggacgtattctcgcactatcacttttagtgcacgctgccttggctggttgagcaaaacctctagaatcatccaacgtgccgcgttctacgttacgcgaaagcgatagtatcgccgagcgattcgaccaatatccccgtgttcggtgcgatggcgctgtttctgtagtcctagtgacagtttgcaagaaaacagaacacacgcacaactgtcacggaatacagctgcgtagtcgacacgacacccctctttactattcagcacgcgtctgaggctccgagtacactttgctgatattgacacgtctacgtgtttatctttcaccggtgaccgcttttcaccgactaccaaatgttaaacgttatagctaggcgcaggacgcgcctgcatgtttccgaagtttctcgaacgttatcgatgcttctatccgttgtctgttgtcaccgacgcttacgtaatgtgATTGCATGAcggatgcgaattgtctagaacttcctggaagacaagcgggcaccagggaataatctggaaccttcgatgactcattcgtaaaagccgacgcgtttcgccgctgatcagattttcgacgatcgccgagtgtgttcgccgctatcgttgtgcttcgagtgtaaataCTTCATTACGACaggcataaaagcaatatgtagtccgtttcacacttagggggaaAACGGGCGCTCcaagttt encodes the following:
- the LOC119459237 gene encoding uncharacterized protein LOC119459237, which gives rise to MGHYTDGSVLRDGAASAACFAPELSAQSQCRVLHAVSSTHAELAAIDLAAKLLYQRQVARAAILTDSRAALCLLAREDHGPTLIQRLHRKLHAVCELGCDLVFQWVPSHVGLPGNEEADRLAKEAHTLPVPRSLLVTPFDVARHTVAGYLRSRHPDPRVAAGSPPKLLPRRGLCRRDRALLLRLRIGCCRTAERVHRLSGLGSPYCDSCSGVESLDHVLLQCPAYAAERGPLLAAYRRLGIPSDSARGLLFPATHPSIARRAYAALLEYLEDTNLCQRL